GGTATCGATATCTTCACCGCCCAGCGGCTTGTGACCGCATTTCGGGCAGACGTAGACGCCAGCTGGTTTCATGTAGTGGCATTGCGAGCATTCGTGCGGCCGCTTCTCTTCGCGTTCTTCAGCAGCCCGGCGCGCGCTTTCATCCATTCCGTCTGATTTGCCCGGGAGGTCGTCATACTCGATAGAGTCCGGGTAACCGAGGCGATGTACGGTGCCGCTGTGATCGAAGATGAGGCAGGATTCTTTACCCGGCGCGGCGCGAAGACCGCGGCCCAGCGCCTGCAGCCAGCGAATTTCGCTTTTGGTTGGCCTGGCGTAGATGATGCAACGAACGTCGCTGTCGAACCCGGCCACAAGAACACCCACACTCACGATGATTTTCGTGGCGCCAGTCTCGAAGCGATGAATGATGGTCTGGCGATCCTCCACCGGAGTGTCAGCGGTCATCACCTCGGCATTAACCCCAGCCTGGTTAAACTGGATGGTCAGGAAATTGGCGTGGGCAACGTTCACGCAGAACGCAATAGTCGGCAGGTCACGGCCATTCTCCAGCCAGTTCTGGACGATATCGCCCACCAGCGTGGAACCGCACATGATCTCCGCCAGCTGCGTCTCGTTGTAGTCGCTGCCGAACTCCAGTGATGAGGCCGTTCTAACGCCTTTCAGATCCGGTTTAGTCGGTGCGTAAAACTCGTATTTGCTCAAATCGCCGCGCTGGATCAGCTCGCCGATGGTGGTCGGCTTAATGAGCCGGTCATAGTATTTACCCAGGAACGGCGAAAATGGTGTACCCGACAGGCCGATCACTTTCACACCGCTAGCGCGCAGGCGTTCGATGTCCTGCAGGATGCGCTTTTTACGCAGGTGCGCTTCGTCGATAATCAGCAGATCGATGTTGTCAGGGAATACGCGGCGAATAAGCGTATCGGCGCTAGCAATCTGGATTTTCAACGACGGATCGTAGTTTGGATGGTCTGCCCATATGTAGCCGATTTCGTCACCCGGTAATCCATATTCAACAAAGCGGTTTGCCGTCTGACCGATCAGGATGGTGTATGGCGCGCAGAACAGAACGCGCTTGCCGCGGCTGACGAACCCGGCAACAATGAAAGCGGCCAGCCCTGTCTTGCCGCTACCGGTCGGCGAGTACACCATGAAGGTGTCGTTTGCCTTCCAGTCCCGGCGCAGCATATTAAGCGCGCGTTCCTGTGCAAAATTCGGTGTGATCGTCAGCTGCATTGTGCTGCCCCCGCGGTGATGAGATAATAATTTTGTGATGTGGTTTTCATAGATTCCCCTCACATGGCTGGCGGCCTCCCCAAAGGTTGCCAGCCTCCCTTCTGAATCAGCTCCCCTGAAATTCACTCTTCCAGGAAGAACCTTCCTCGTTTCTGTACGCTTTCAGCTTCCGTACTATCTTGCTGATACAGCGCTTTTTGTGGTTCAGTCCTTAAGACTGAGATCTACCTAACCTATGGATCTCTCCTGTTGGAAAAGGACCTATTCCTTCCCCTGCACCCAATCCCCCCTTTCCCCCCTTTCCCTCTTCCCCATAAAAACGTACTACTTTCCTAGTACAAATGGGGGTGAGGTTCTGGTGGTTGCCAACCTGAGCAGACACCTTTAAGCCTGCATCTGTCCGGGTACCTTCAAACCCGAAACAATCAAAAACGCGCTTGCGTTCCAGCCAAGGGAGGTTCGGCGGTATACCCCTGTAAAGCTCTGCCGTGATTTCTAACGAACAGGCGAAGCCGTGTGTTTGCTTTGTGCCTTGCCCGGTTCTCCTTGCGGTAAGAAACCAGCTCAGCTTCATACGATTCCTGGTACACAGCCGCATAACGCTGAATTGCTTTTTGTCGTGCGGATGGTGCCAGGGTTAATAGCTGCTGCTTAATCCATTCCGAATCTGCCTGGCTATGGTTGTCAGGCATAACCAGGTGCTCATTACGGTTGATATCCATCAGAGCTAAACCTTTCGGGATAGAGGATCTGAATTTCTGTCAATTCTGCGTCGAACAATTTGGCCAGCTTCTCAGCAACTTCTGGAGAAGGCCTCTGTATACCTCGCTCCATTCGACTAAGATTACCGGGGTCGCACTTAATGGATGATGCAACCTCCTGAATGGTCATCTTTGCTTTGAGGCGAGCTTTGCGTAGCGGTGTGAACATGCGCATAACTCCATTTGTGTTTTAGACATAATATGCGTCACAAACATATTATGCAAGTTGAGTTGTGTGAGTTGCAAAATTATGTATAAAATACAAATTAAATAACATTTGGCGGGGGTGCTTCGATGAACGTAGGGCAACGGATTAGAGAGCTGCGAAAAGCAAAGAAAATGACTATAAACCAGCTGGCGTCCCTGACTGATTGGGATGTCGGCAACATTTCACGGCTCGAAAGAGGTATGCAGGGCTACAGTGAAGCCAGCCTCAAAAAAATTGCCGAGGCGTTAGAGGTTCCACTCTCCGAACTATTTTCTTTCCAAGATAAAAAAGATACTGTAGAAACATACAGTATCAATTCACTTTCGTCGGAAAGGAGAAGGGACGTGTATCGGGTTGATGTAATGGACGTTTCTGCAAGCGCTGGCAATGGGAACTCTACCCGCGACTTCATCGAAGTTATTAGTTCGATAGAGTATGTTACCGAAGAAGCAAGAAACCTCTTTGGCCACAGGCCAGCAAATCAGGTCAAGCTCATTAACGTTCGCGGCGATAGCATGCAGGGCACAATCGAGCCTGGTGATCTCATTTTTGTTGATGTCGGTGTCAACCATTTCGACGGTGACGGCATATATGTTTTTGATTTTAGCGGCGATCTCTTTGTAAAACGCCTTCAGAAAATCAAAACTCAACTTCACGTGCTTTCTGACAATCCGCTGTATAGAGAATGGCAGATCACTGATGAAGAGATGGATATGCTCCACGTTTGCGGCAAGGTACTTTTAAGCCAATCACAACAGTTCCGACGCCACGCGTGACCCATCATCCCCGCACATACTAAAGAGCCTTCCGGCTCTTTTTTTTGCTTTTGAAACATATCTTTTAAAGTCAGGAAAACAGTTGGTTATACCCAAAATATGTTTATCACGCATAATTATGTTTGACAGACAATTTTGGTGATCGTATGCTTATTTCATCGGCATACAACGGAGTTAACTAAATGACCAGCGAGCCAACTACTAAAAAGTTTTACCAATTAGTTGATATCGAAGATTTTCGATTCAGTAAAGATTGCTCTCATATTCATTACGGTGATATTGCATCTGATTGCGATACCAAAACGACTTCAATCTTTGAAGCAATAAATCATCTCAGTTTAAGTATTTTTAGTTTGTCAGAAGAGGAAGCAATTAATAGAGACAAAATCCTCAGTCTCACCTGCGTTATCGCTGATCTTGCTGAACTCGGCGTTGCGACAAATAAAATATCTCATGCAGCTTCATATCTTTCTGGGTTAAAGGATGGGAATCATGGCGCATGAAATTTCATTAGAGCAGGTAGCTGAGCGAGCGCATCAAGCGGAAATTATTTGTCGAATGATGGAGTCTTATCCTGACAGAATGGCTGATTCCGAAGTGATAGCGATTGCCTCGCTACTGCGCAGGCTCACAGGCGATGTATGCGCTTGGTTGATTGAAGAGCAGGCTGTTAAAGTCAAAAACAAATAACCACACCGATAATTTAATCTGGAATAAATACAGCTTTATCGCTGGGGAATATTACATCCTTTTTATGGGTTTTTATTATGGTAAATAAAGCCGCTTTTAAAACAGCACAATTAATGCGCAGCGCTGGATATTGGCACATCGCCAATCTCTTTTTAAAGAAAGCATATGGGAGATAAGTTATGTCTATTCAAGAACGACAAGATATTCAGACGCTGAATATCAAAGCAGAACAACTCAATTTCCTTATGCAAACTATCCATGCCCATCATAAGGATTTCGATTGCTACCAGCTTGATGGCCTTTTAGGTCTGGCTTATGACCTCGCTGGCTCCGTTTATTCATGGACCGAGAAAGAGGAGAAAATTGTACTGGCGAATGAAGACGCGCAAAGAAGGATTATTTAGATGGATAAATTAATCGAAACATACCGCCGTCGAATTCTTAAAACAGCGTTACTCCGCCACCAGCGTAAAACCGGTAGTAACTGCATCATTATTAACCAGCCAAAAGGAGAAATAAAAACTATCGAATTAACAGAGATTCTACTCGATGGCCTATTGAGCAGATTTGAAAAACAGGCCGTGAGCGAATTCGGAAATATTGAAGGGATTAAGGCGGTCAGGGGAATTTATAGCAGCGCTGTAGACGTGAATGGCCGCGGTGAGTTCCTGACGGAAAGCGGCAAAGAGTTAATCGACGATCTCATTGCAGAACTGGTCGATTTTGCCAAAAAGCATAAACCAGCAGCTGCGGAGGCTAAGCATGATCAGTCAACAAAATGTTAGCCAGAGTGGTCGCCCGGTTCTGAACGTAGATCTGCATGTTCTGCCTGACTTCACTGGCCGCGTCGTTCTCTACATCGAAAACGGCCAGGTTAAATGTGATCGGCGGTTATCTCCCGACGAGCATATCTGTGCTTTGGACACGTTTATTGAAATGGCTCGTGATATGGAGCTGCGGATCGCGGAGGTGAAAAGTGGCCCTGACTGCAATTCGAATTCCTGAGTGGATTCATCTTAAAGCTGCGCACGTCCTGCGCCAGTTTAGAGCCAGGCGGATTCACCCCTGCCGCATGCATGGCTCCGGGAACCTGAGCCTAAAGGTAAACCACCGCTGGCGGCTACTTTCCCGCGATGGGGGCCGGAACTGGGAAGTAATGAGCCATGAAACTTATAACCGGGAGAAAGACAGATGATCGACAACGATAAAGACAATGTGAAGCAGCTTGTTAACCGACTAAAGGAAATGCAGGAACAGTCCGGTACGCATATCCCAGCCTGGATGCTTGATGAAAATCGTTATGGGAAGGGTGAGCTGACAGATGAAGAACAGCATGAGTGGGCAGAAACCGTCGTCCAGTCCATGCGCGGGACGGTCGCTCTGCTCTATCTCCTCAGTTGCGAAAACCGCTGGGGACTTCGCAACGGCGAATACCAGTTTAAAACCGGGGAGTTTGCTTTCGGCTTAACGTGGGAACTCATCGAAAATCTGCTTGTTGAGCATGTAGAAGGCGCGCTGATCGAACACAAGCCCAAGGAACGGTATCTGGCTGTGTTCCAGTTCTACAGCGCCAATTATCAGCGCCTGAAAGAAGATGGTAATTCATGGTTCACAGCCTTTCTCGACGAGATGTTTGTGGATCTTGCAAATCGCCTTCGCCCAGGCGAATCGGCACCCGTTCAGCACATTTTGCATTGAGGATAATGACGATGAACACAGTAACCATCAATAACAAACAGCTCCCGGCAGTTGAATATCGCGGCCAGCGCGTTGTGACTCTGGCAATGATTGATGAAGTCCACCAGCGCCCGGAAGGTACAGCTCGTGCCGCGTTTAACCGTAACCGCTCACACTTTATTGAAGGTGTGGATTTTCTTGAATTGACTGCGGACGTAATACGTACGGAGTCACTATCAGAGGTTTTTGCCGCTCGTACTGCCAAAGGCATCATTCTGTTCGAGTCTGGCTACCTGATGCTGACGAAACCTTTTAATGACGACCTGGCCTGGCAGATTCAGCGCGAGCTGGTTAACAGCTACTTCCGTACTCACCGACAACAACCCCTGACCGAAATCGAAATGATCGCCGCGATGGCCGCCGACGCAGTTCGCCAGCAGAAGCGCCTGAATCATGTGGAAGAGCAGATCGAAACAGTAACCGAAGCTGTAGAGAATATTAAGCGTGGCAACATGCGTGCAGGCTATGTCGGTTATCGGCAGGTGGTCGCCAAAAGTGGCATGACTGACTCGAAATGCCGCAACCTGGTAAACGCCTACCGCATCCCGACAGACACGCACGAGTTCATGACGCCAGATGGCCTTCTCTCCCGCCGCGCCATCGTGGAACTTGAGCCATTTATGGCAGCGTTCCGCCAGATGATGTCCGAAGCGGAACCCCGGGGCACCCGCTGGTATCACCCAAAAATGGGTTTGTTTCAGGCTATCGGGTGGGAGGGTTAACAGTGACGAGCAATGATATCTGTCTGCCAGCTGGTTCAATCGAGCAGGCCCACCAGCAGGCGCTGACATGGGTGTGTGATGCATACCTGTTTCACCTGGTCTGCCTGCACCGTCGGCCCGTATATCGCCACCAGTACGGCGACATCTCGCTTAATCAGCCAGCTCTGCGGGGCTTTATTGATTCATACCTCACTGATAGGGGCTGGAGCGTGGAGCGCCGACGGGCGCATTACATCAATATTCTCGATCTCATCAAATACATGCATCGCAGCAATTCTGATTTTATCGACTGGGGTACGGTGCCGGTCCTTACGTCGAGAGGGATCCGCTGGATGAATGCCTGCTTCTCCCGCCTGGGCGAAATGGTTAACAGTTACGGTGGCTGGGAAAACGTCGTCAGGGTAAGCGATGAGGTTAAGCGATGAAACAGTTCATTAACTCATTTCTGATCGCCATTCTTCTGGTGTTCATCGTGATTGGTACGTTGATTGAGTACACATTTTTGGCAGATTTCTGAGGTGAATCATGCGTAATACATCGGACATCGTTCTCCTGGTCCCGAACGACTGGGTCTGTGAAAGCGTACTTATCGCGGTAACCGGGCTTAAGCCCGGAACTATCCTCCGGGCCAGAAAGGAATGCTGGATGGTCGGCCAGGAATACGTGCACGTTTCACCGGACGGGAACCCGAAACCGTCCAGCGAGTGCATGTACAACCGCAAAGCGGTCGATGCATGGGTGGACTCGATGAAAAACAAACAGCCCGGGTGATTTGATGCCATGAAAAAGGTAAGCTCAGATCGCTCTTGGGCGTCTGGAGGAATCAATGGATAAGTTTGACTATCCAACAGGCGTCGAAAACCACGGCGGCTCGTTGCGCATCTGGTTCAGTTACAAAGGTAAGCGTGTCAGGGAAAACCTCGGTGTCCCTGACACCATTAAAAACAGGAAGATCGCCGGGGAACTGCGGACATCGGTATGTTTCGCTATCCGCACAGGGACGTTCGACTATGCGTCAAGGTTCCCCGAATCACCTCATCTCAAAACTTTTGGGATAGGTAAGAAAGAAATCACAGTGAAAGAACTTGAAGAAAAGTGGCTGGATCTGAAAAAGATGGAAATTTCTTCGAACGCCCTCAATCGCTATGAGTCGGTCGTAAGAAATGTAGTGCCGAGGATCGGAGGGGGTCGGCTGGTAGCCTCGGTGACCAAAGAGGAACTGCTGTATATCAGGAAAGATTTACTGACCGGTCACCAGACGCCAATGAAGGGGAAGGCCCCGGCGAAGGGACGAAGTGTTGTTACCGTGAATTATTACATGACAACAATCGCCGGAATGTTCCAGTTTGCGGCTGATCACGGCTACTTAGAAGCGAATCCGTTTGAAGGTATTAAGCCGCTTAAGAAAGCCAGGGTAGAGCCAGATCCGCTTTCTCGTGACGAATTTATCCGTCTTATTGATGCATGCCGGCATCAACAGACGAAAAACCTGTGGTCACTGGCAGTGTACACAGGGGTGCGTCACGGGGAGCTGCTCTCCCTGGCCTGGGAGGATATCGATCTTAAAGCGGGAACAATAACAGTACGCCGCAATTATACGAAACTGGGCGAGTTCACTCTACCAAAAACTGAGGCCAGCACGAACAGAGTGATTCACCTGATAGAACCCGCGGTTAGCGTCCTGAGAAATCAGGCTGAAATGACAAGGCTGGGTAAGCAGCACCACATCGATGTTCAGTTGCGCGAGTATGGCCGAACCGAGCGGCATGACTGTACCTTTGTCTTTAACCCTCAGTTAGTCAGGCGCAGCGAGCAGGTGGGTTTTGTTTATAAGGTCGATTCGATAGGTGACTCCTGGGACGCAGCGGTTAAGCGAGCAGGCATTAGGCACAGGAAAGCCTATCAGTCGCGTCATACGTACGCATGCTGGTCATTGTCCGCTGGAGCTAACCCCAGCTTCATTGCCAGCCAGATGGGCCACGCTAGCGCCCAGATGGTGTTCAATGTGTACGGAGCGTGGATGGCTGACAGTAGCTCAGAGCAAATAGCGATGCTCAATCAGAAACTGGCCGCCTTTGCCCCATCAATGCCCCATAGCCTACAGGGGAGCGATGGGGCATTATTAAAATCAGTAAGTTAGTTAGCGTTACCCCACATGTTAACTGTGTGGAGGGTAATACCACGCTGTACGCGCTGCCTAAACCTGAGGTGGTGGCGCGCTGGCGGGAGCAGACCGGCGACGACTTCCGCTTCTGCTTTAAATTCCCGGCCACCATCTCCCATCAGGCCGCGCTGCGTAACTGCGACGATTTAACCGCCGAGTTTTTCACCCGCCTGTCGCCGCTGGCCGACCGCATCGGACAGTACTGGGTGCAACTGCCTGCCACCTTTGACCCGCGCGATCTGCCCGCGCTCTGGCAGTTTCTCGACGCCCTGCCCCGGGAATTTACCTACGGCGTAGAGGTCCGTCATCCTGAGTTCTTTATGAAAGGCGAAGCGGAGCAAGCGCTTAACCGCGGCCTGCACGAGCGCGGCGTCAACCGGACGATTCTCGACAGCCGTCCCGTTCATGCCGCCGTTGCGCATAACGAAGCCATCATCGAAGCGCAGCGCAAAAAACCGAAGGTGCCGGTGCATGCGGTGATGACCGCCAGTAATCCGATGGTGCGGTTTATCGGCAGCGACAATATGCCGCAAAACCAGGCGCTGTTTGCCGTCTGGCTGCAGACCCTGGCGAAGTGGGAACTGACCGCCACCCCCTATCTTTTTTTACATACTCCCGATATCGCCCAGGCGCCGGAACTGGTCGATGCTCTCTGGCAGGCCTTGCAGGCCGTGGCGCCGTCCATTGGCGATGCCCCCACTATTCCGCAGCAATCTTCTCTTTTCTAATCTCAGCCCCTATCATATGAAATGCCATCTGCCAAAAAACAGGGAGTTTGTATGGTTTGCGCGCTGTATGCGGTGCTGGGTGCGTTACTGTTAATCAAGTTTTCGTTCGATGTTGCGCGCCTGCGGATGTTGTACCGCGTCTCTTATGGCGACGGGGGTTTCTCTGAGCTGCAAACCGCGATCCGCATTCACGGCAATGCGGTGGAGTACATTCCGGCGGCGCTGATTTTGCTGTTGTTTATGGAAATGAACGGCGCGGAGACCTGGATGGTGCATGTCTGCGGCCTGCTGCTGATCCTTGGACGCCTGATGCACTACTACGGCCTCCATCAGCGCCTGTTCCGCTGGCGTCGTTCCGGCATGAGCGCCACCTGGTGTTCGCTTGTGCTAATGGTGCTGGCTAACCTGTGGTATATGCCGTGGGAGTTGGTTTTCTCCCTGCATTAGCGCACAATACGCCCCTTTATTTTTCCCGGATTTTTACGTTATGTCAGATCGCGACACGCTTTTTTCTGCGCCTATCGCCAGTCTGGGCGACTGGACCTTCGATGAACGGGTGGCTGAAGTCTTCCCGGATATGATCCAGCGCTCGGTCCCCGGCTACTCCAATATCATCTCCATGATCGGCATGCTGGCGGAACGTTTTGTTCAGCCAGATACGCAGGTCTACGATCTGGGATGCTCGCTGGGCGCAGCCACGCTGTCGGTTCGTCGTAACATCAAGCACGACGGGTGCAACATTATCGCCGTAGACAACTCGCCGGCGATGGTCGAACGCTGCCGCCGTCATATCGACGCCTGGAAAGCGCCTACCCCGGTAGAGGTGGTCGAGGGCGATATTCGCCATATCGAAATTAAAAACGCCTCAATGGTGGTGCTGAATTTTACCCTGCAATTCCTGGTGCCCGAAGATCGTCAGCTGTTGCTGGACAAAATTTATCAGGGGCTGAACCCCGGCGGCGCGCTGGTGCTGTCGGAAAAATTCAGCTTTGAAGATGCCACCGTCGGCGAACTGCTGTTCAACATGCATCACGATTTCAAACGCGCCAACGGCTATAGCGAACTGGAGATCAGCCAGAAGCGCAGCATGCTGGAGAACGTGATGCTGACCGACTCGGTTGAGGCCCATAAGGCCCGCCTGCACAAGGCCGGCTTCGAGCACAGCGAGCTGTGGTTCCAGTGCTTCAACTTTGGCTCGCTGGTGGCGCTGAAGGGCGGTGACGCATGATTGATTTCGGTAACTTTTATCAGCTGATTGCCAAAAACCACCTCTCCCACTGGCTGGAAACCCTGCCCGCGCAGATCGCCGCCTGGCAGCGTGAGTCGCTGCACGGTCAGTTTAAGCAGTGGAAGAATGCGGTTGAATTTCTGCCGGAGATGACGCCGTATAAGCTGGATCTGCTGCACAGCGTGACCGCCGAGAGCGAAGAGCCGCTGAGCGAAGGCCATAAGCTGCGTCTTGAAAATCTGATGCGTAACCTGATGCCGTGGCGCAAAGGGCCGTTTTCGCTGTACGGCATGCAGATCGACACCGAATGGCGTTCAGACTGGAAGTGGGATCGCGTCCTGCCGCACCTCTCCGATTTAACCGGGCGCACCATTCTCGATGTCGGCTGCGGCAGCGGCTATCACATGTGGCGCATGATTGGCGCGGGCGCGCATCTGGCGGTGGGCATCGACCCAACCCAGCTGTTCCTCTGCCAGTTCGAAGCCGTGCGCAAGCTACTTGGCAACGATCAGCGCGCGCACCTGCTGCCGCTGGGCATTGAGCAACTCCCTGCCCTGGCGGCGTTCGACACCGTCTTCTCAATGGGCGTGCTCTATCATCGCCGCTCCCCGCTGGAACACCTCTGGCAGCTGAAAGATCAGCTGGTCAGCGGCGGCGAACTGGTGCTGGAGACGCTGGTGGTTGAAGGGGATGAGAACACCGTTCTGGTGCCGGGGGATCGTTATGCCCAGATGCGTAACGTCTACTTTATTCCGTCGGCGCTGGCGCTGAAAAACTGGCTGGCGAAATGCGGTTTTGTGGATATTCGCATCGCGGACGTTTGCGTCACCACCACCGAAGAGCAGCGCCGTACAGAGTGGATGACCACCGAATCGCTGGCCGAGTTCCTCGACCCGAACGACAGCAGCAAAACGATCGAAGGTTATCCGGCCCCGGTCCGTGCGGTGTTGATTGCCACCAGGCCGTGATTTTTGCCGGGTGGCGGCTTCGCCTTACCCGGCCTACAAAACAACATCTGCCATTTTATCCGAAATATTTCGAGTTGCAGCAAGGCGGCAACGCAGCGAATCCCCGGGAGCTTACATCAGTAAGTGACCGGGGTGAGCGAGGCAGCCAACGCCGCTGCGGCTTGAAATATGAAGGATAAAGGATAAAAAAAGGCCCCTGTTGAAATTGCAGGGGCCTGGTACAAACAAGCATCACATTGGGCGACATGATGCGCGGTAAAAACTGGTTTTAGCGGCGATACTGCTCGATTATCGCCTTCATTCGGGCTACCGACTCTCCCTCAACGCCATAGCGGGAATATTCATCCGCTTCGGCATCAGTCGACATCGACAACCCTGTATTGCGATAGCGCATGGGTGATGGCCACCATTTCCCGGCCGAGCTGTGAAGCTCTTCAACCCCTGCCTGTAAAAACGTCTCCAGGTTGGCGGCGCGAACGCCAGCACCCGCCATTATTATTGGAACACCTGATTGCGCTTTTAGTTCCTTAATTAATGAAATACCTTTTTCAGCAGACGACTGCTGGCCGGATGTCAGCACACGCGCCACCCCCAGTTCCGCCAGCTTTTCAAAGCCTTGCTGCGGATTGATGCACATATCGAAGGCACGATGAAAAGTTACCGCCATCCCCTGTGCGGCGGCCATAATCTGGCGCATACGCGGCATATCGATGTCGCCGTCTTCATCCAGCAGGCCGGTCACCAGCCCCGGATACCCCAGCTCTTTCACAAGGGCGATATCCTCGAGCATGGCGTTAAACTCGCCGCTGCTGTAGCAAAAATCCCCGCCGCGGGGCCGGATAATCGGGTGAACCGGAATACGCACCGCCTGACGCACCGATTTCAGTACGCCATAAGACGGGGTCAGCCCACCCTCTTTCGGAGCGGCACAGAGCTCAATACGATCGGCACCCTGCTCCTGCGCGGTCAGGGCACACTCCATGCTGTAACAACAGATCTCAAGCAATGCCATAAAGCCTCCTTATTCTTCGCTGGCGACAATCTGCTCGATTGTCCAGGGGTGAAACTTCACCGTCACGTTGCCGTCGGTCACCGCCAGGGTGGGATTGGGTAGACGCTCATGCTCCCCTTTTGGCGAACTGGTTTTCACAAAGATCCCGGGCTGGCTTAACCCCTCGTCAGAGAGCAGCGCCAGGGCGCGGGCATTCAGGGTATCCGGGTCGCCGGGCAGGACGATTTCGATATGCTCCCAGCCTTCGTGCGGGTAGCGTTTTTCACCCGGCCAGGGCAGCTCGACCACAGTAAAGCGCCAGTGGTCGACGCACACCGGCTCGTGCAGCTTAAACAGGCAGATGGGACGGCCATTGATGATGTTTTCCGAGAGCAGCTCGCCGCACTGCTCAAACCCGCGCCGCCAGCGTTCCGCAGTGGCGTTCTGGTGGCAGCGCAGGGAGATGTGGTCCGCCGCGAGCGGGGCGATATCCAGACCCAGGCGAGCGGAAAGCGCCGTAAAGGCGTCGGTGAAACGCGGTAAATCGGCTGCAATGTCCTGCAGCTCGTCAACAGATTGCCAGTTCGCCATCGTTAATACTCTTATCGTCACGCAAAAGCGTTAATTTACTCTGTTGCCCGCCTGCGACCAACCGCTGATTTGAGCCAGTGCTGACGGCAACGGGCAATTGCAGTATACTCCCGGCCTAATTTCTTTAACTGATGCGACAGCATGATGGTCGCGTCAAAAATGTAAGGTATCCCGGTGAATATTCAGGCTCTTCTCTCAGAAAAAGTCAGTCAGGCACTGATTGCTGCAGGCGCACCTGCAGACTGTGAACCGCAGGTTCGTCAGTCAGCGAAAGTACAGTTTGGCGACTATCAGGCCAATGGCGTGATGGCAGTGGCTAAAAAACTGGGCATGGCGCCGCGACAACTCGCAGAGCAGGTCCTGACGCATCTGGATCTCAAGGGTATCGCCAGCAAAACCGAAATCGCCGGTCCGGGCTTTATCAATATCTTCCTCGACCCGGCTTTCCTGGCGCAGAACGTGGATGCCGCGCTGCAGTCCGACCGTCTGGGCGTGGCGCAGCCGCAGGCTCAGACCATCGTTGTCGACTACTCCGCCCCGAACGTGGCGAAAGAGATGCACGTCGGCCACCTGCGCTCCACCATCATCGGTGACGCCGCGGGGCGCACCCTGGAGTTCCTCGGCCACAACGTGATCCGTGCGAACCACGTCGGCGACTGGGGCACCCAGTTCGGCATGCTGATCGCCTGGCTGGAGAAACAGCAGCAGGAAAACGCCGGTGAGATGGCGCTGGCGGACCTCGAAGGCTTTTACCGCGACGCGAAAAAGCACTACGACGAAGACGAAGCCTTCGCCGAGCGCGCGCGCAGCTACGTGGTGAAACT
This DNA window, taken from Leclercia adecarboxylata, encodes the following:
- the cmoA gene encoding carboxy-S-adenosyl-L-methionine synthase CmoA — encoded protein: MSDRDTLFSAPIASLGDWTFDERVAEVFPDMIQRSVPGYSNIISMIGMLAERFVQPDTQVYDLGCSLGAATLSVRRNIKHDGCNIIAVDNSPAMVERCRRHIDAWKAPTPVEVVEGDIRHIEIKNASMVVLNFTLQFLVPEDRQLLLDKIYQGLNPGGALVLSEKFSFEDATVGELLFNMHHDFKRANGYSELEISQKRSMLENVMLTDSVEAHKARLHKAGFEHSELWFQCFNFGSLVALKGGDA
- the cmoB gene encoding tRNA 5-methoxyuridine(34)/uridine 5-oxyacetic acid(34) synthase CmoB, with the protein product MIDFGNFYQLIAKNHLSHWLETLPAQIAAWQRESLHGQFKQWKNAVEFLPEMTPYKLDLLHSVTAESEEPLSEGHKLRLENLMRNLMPWRKGPFSLYGMQIDTEWRSDWKWDRVLPHLSDLTGRTILDVGCGSGYHMWRMIGAGAHLAVGIDPTQLFLCQFEAVRKLLGNDQRAHLLPLGIEQLPALAAFDTVFSMGVLYHRRSPLEHLWQLKDQLVSGGELVLETLVVEGDENTVLVPGDRYAQMRNVYFIPSALALKNWLAKCGFVDIRIADVCVTTTEEQRRTEWMTTESLAEFLDPNDSSKTIEGYPAPVRAVLIATRP
- the cutC gene encoding copper homeostasis protein CutC, which encodes MALLEICCYSMECALTAQEQGADRIELCAAPKEGGLTPSYGVLKSVRQAVRIPVHPIIRPRGGDFCYSSGEFNAMLEDIALVKELGYPGLVTGLLDEDGDIDMPRMRQIMAAAQGMAVTFHRAFDMCINPQQGFEKLAELGVARVLTSGQQSSAEKGISLIKELKAQSGVPIIMAGAGVRAANLETFLQAGVEELHSSAGKWWPSPMRYRNTGLSMSTDAEADEYSRYGVEGESVARMKAIIEQYRR
- a CDS encoding VOC family protein codes for the protein MANWQSVDELQDIAADLPRFTDAFTALSARLGLDIAPLAADHISLRCHQNATAERWRRGFEQCGELLSENIINGRPICLFKLHEPVCVDHWRFTVVELPWPGEKRYPHEGWEHIEIVLPGDPDTLNARALALLSDEGLSQPGIFVKTSSPKGEHERLPNPTLAVTDGNVTVKFHPWTIEQIVASEE